The proteins below come from a single Gammaproteobacteria bacterium genomic window:
- the sufC gene encoding Fe-S cluster assembly ATPase SufC, translating into MLSIKNLHVKVDGKMILRGINLQINAGEVHAIMGPNASGKSTLAQVLAGRDTYEVTDGSVRYQGKNLLAMAPEERAREGVFLAFQYPVEIPGVNNVYLLKAALNAIRKHRGQTELDAVEFLSLVNEKMGLLQISDDLLKRSVNEGFSGGEKKRNEIFQAVVLQPKLAILDETDSGLDIDALQIVAEGINKLRSRDRAILLVTHYQRLLNYVVPDYVHVLSDGRIVHSGDHNLALELEERGYDWIKQEVANA; encoded by the coding sequence ATGCTTAGTATTAAAAACCTACATGTAAAGGTCGACGGCAAGATGATCTTGCGCGGCATCAACCTCCAGATTAACGCTGGGGAGGTACATGCCATCATGGGTCCCAACGCATCAGGCAAGAGTACCCTTGCACAAGTGCTGGCTGGACGGGACACCTACGAGGTAACGGATGGCAGCGTACGCTACCAAGGCAAGAACTTACTCGCCATGGCACCCGAAGAGCGGGCCCGCGAGGGCGTGTTTCTTGCCTTTCAATATCCAGTAGAGATCCCCGGTGTAAACAATGTTTATTTACTCAAAGCGGCGTTGAACGCTATCCGTAAACATCGCGGCCAAACAGAATTAGATGCCGTGGAGTTCTTAAGCCTCGTTAACGAAAAGATGGGGCTTCTCCAGATAAGTGACGATCTCCTTAAGCGATCGGTGAACGAGGGGTTCTCCGGCGGCGAGAAAAAACGCAACGAGATCTTCCAAGCCGTGGTTCTCCAACCAAAGCTTGCAATCCTCGATGAAACCGATTCCGGCCTCGATATTGACGCCTTACAGATCGTTGCCGAGGGGATCAATAAACTGCGAAGCCGGGATCGCGCTATTTTGTTGGTAACTCACTATCAACGCCTATTGAATTATGTAGTACCTGATTATGTGCATGTTCTTTCGGACGGGCGAATCGTACACTCCGGCGACCACAATCTGGCGTTGGAGCTAGAAGAGCGCGGTTATGACTGGATTAAGCAGGAGGTCGCCAACGCATGA
- the sufB gene encoding Fe-S cluster assembly protein SufB, whose protein sequence is MGTQPKEVEALIKKQYDHGFYTDVETDTAPPGLNEDTIRLISKKKNEPEWLLEWRLNAFRHWLTMTEPKWAHVHHAPIDYQAISYYSAPKSDKDRPKSLDEIDPKLLETYEKLGIPLREQEMLAGVAVDAVFDSVSVATTFKEKLAEVGIIFCPFSEAVREHPELVKAYLGSVVPPNDNFFAALNSAVFTDGSFCYIPKSVRSPLELSTYFRINAANTGQFERTLIIAEEKSYVSYLEGCTAPMRDENQLHAAVVELIALDHAEIKYSTVQNWYPGDEQGKGGIYNFVTKRGECRGKNSKISWTQIETGSAITWKYPGCVLTGDNSVGEFYSLAVTNNYQQADTGSKMIHIGKNTRSTIISKAVAAGRSQNAYRGLVKVLKSADGARNYTQCDSLLMGERCGAHTFPYMEVKNSSAQVEHEASTSRIGEDQLFYCMQRGISEEDAINMIVNGFAKKVFKQLPMEFAVEAQKLLGVSLEGAIG, encoded by the coding sequence ATGGGTACGCAGCCAAAAGAAGTTGAGGCGCTGATAAAAAAGCAATATGACCACGGTTTCTACACCGACGTTGAAACGGACACGGCTCCTCCAGGCCTTAACGAAGACACGATTCGGCTAATCTCAAAGAAGAAGAACGAACCGGAATGGTTACTTGAATGGCGCCTGAATGCCTTTCGCCACTGGTTAACGATGACGGAGCCAAAATGGGCACATGTCCATCACGCCCCGATTGACTACCAGGCTATCTCCTATTATTCAGCGCCTAAATCAGACAAAGATCGCCCGAAAAGCCTGGATGAGATAGACCCGAAGTTACTCGAAACCTACGAGAAACTGGGGATCCCGTTGCGGGAACAAGAAATGCTGGCGGGCGTCGCCGTGGATGCCGTATTCGACAGCGTATCGGTGGCAACAACGTTTAAAGAAAAGCTCGCGGAAGTGGGTATCATTTTCTGCCCTTTCTCAGAAGCAGTTCGGGAACATCCAGAGCTGGTGAAAGCATATCTCGGTTCGGTCGTGCCGCCTAACGACAACTTTTTTGCCGCCCTTAACTCAGCCGTATTTACAGACGGCTCGTTTTGCTACATCCCAAAGAGCGTTCGTTCTCCACTGGAACTTTCGACTTATTTCCGCATTAACGCTGCCAATACAGGGCAATTCGAACGCACCCTCATCATCGCTGAGGAGAAAAGTTATGTCAGTTACCTTGAGGGCTGCACTGCACCCATGCGGGATGAAAATCAGTTGCATGCAGCAGTAGTGGAGCTCATTGCACTTGATCATGCAGAGATCAAATACTCGACAGTCCAGAACTGGTATCCCGGAGACGAACAAGGCAAGGGAGGCATCTACAACTTTGTCACGAAGCGTGGCGAATGCCGGGGCAAGAATTCAAAGATTTCCTGGACCCAAATTGAAACAGGTTCGGCCATTACCTGGAAATATCCGGGTTGCGTGCTAACAGGTGATAACTCGGTAGGTGAGTTTTACTCCCTCGCCGTAACCAACAACTACCAACAAGCCGATACCGGAAGCAAAATGATCCATATCGGCAAGAATACCCGCAGTACCATCATCTCGAAAGCTGTCGCCGCCGGTCGCAGTCAAAATGCCTATCGTGGACTCGTAAAGGTGTTAAAGAGTGCAGATGGCGCCCGCAACTATACCCAGTGTGACTCATTACTCATGGGCGAGAGATGTGGCGCACACACCTTCCCTTATATGGAAGTGAAAAACTCGAGTGCCCAGGTTGAGCATGAGGCATCGACCTCTAGGATTGGTGAAGATCAGCTTTTCTATTGCATGCAGCGCGGAATTTCCGAAGAGGATGCGATTAACATGATCGTAAATGGGTTCGCAAAGAAAGTTTTCAAGCAATTGCCTATGGAGTTTGCAGTAGAGGCACAAAAGCTTCTGGGCGTCAGTTTGGAGGGAGCTATCGGATAA
- a CDS encoding iron-sulfur cluster assembly accessory protein produces MGITLTESAARHIKRYLTEHGSKVAFRVAVKSTGCSGYMYVIEAADEIKEQDHVFESNGIKVIVDPESFNLLAGTELDYTRDGINEGFRFHNPNVQTTCGCGESFNV; encoded by the coding sequence ATGGGCATCACGTTAACCGAGAGCGCAGCTCGCCACATAAAACGTTATCTAACCGAACACGGTAGCAAGGTAGCATTTCGGGTTGCTGTGAAATCGACGGGATGCTCAGGCTATATGTATGTCATTGAAGCGGCTGATGAGATTAAGGAGCAAGATCATGTGTTCGAGTCAAATGGAATAAAGGTGATTGTCGATCCTGAAAGTTTCAACCTCCTCGCTGGTACCGAGCTCGACTATACCCGAGACGGAATTAACGAGGGATTTAGATTCCACAACCCCAATGTCCAGACGACCTGTGGTTGCGGCGAGAGCTTTAACGTGTAG
- a CDS encoding Rrf2 family transcriptional regulator, with product MRLTTKGRYAVTAMLDLALHDDEGPISLADISFRQGISLSYLEQLFSRLRKHGLVASARGPGGGYRLGRSVDELSVAHIINAVDEPVDATRCGGTQNCQDDQRCLTHDLWDDLSQEIYRFLDRTTLGLLVQRRRVREVSRRQDQAIVHMRLQQNVGTS from the coding sequence ATGAGACTCACGACCAAGGGCCGCTATGCGGTCACAGCGATGCTGGATCTGGCGCTGCATGACGACGAGGGGCCGATATCCCTTGCAGACATCTCATTTCGCCAGGGCATCTCCTTGTCCTATCTCGAACAGTTGTTTTCGCGTCTTCGAAAACATGGATTGGTGGCAAGCGCCCGGGGACCGGGAGGGGGCTATCGCCTTGGCCGCTCGGTAGATGAGCTCTCGGTAGCCCACATCATCAATGCGGTGGATGAGCCAGTCGATGCCACCCGATGCGGGGGCACGCAAAATTGCCAGGACGATCAACGTTGTCTGACACATGATCTGTGGGACGACCTGAGTCAGGAGATCTATCGTTTCTTAGACCGCACGACTTTGGGACTGCTCGTGCAGCGTCGCAGGGTCCGGGAAGTATCCCGACGCCAGGATCAAGCAATTGTTCATATGCGCCTACAACAAAACGTCGGCACATCATGA